In Candidatus Eremiobacterota bacterium, a single window of DNA contains:
- a CDS encoding pyridoxal phosphate-dependent aminotransferase — protein MPQFADHIERIVQAMSIKYNNMVYEMKANGIDIIVLSLGEAFFDIPLFHFDDLPYPALYHYSHSRGVQELRKKLAQYYTHQYSVNVNPDEEIIVTAGSKIAIHMAFMAILNPGDEVIIHEPAWVSYPEQVRLCHGIPVLVPYHETIMDLGKYVTSRTKVIVLNNPHNPRGYVAWEAEIEYLHELAKMRDIFLLADEAYSDFLLNPDEFISCGWFDSQKKHTIICNSMSKNYGMSGWRIGYIISNPELIAHILKINQHLITCPSTILEFYLAKHFDDILSITKPQIRDVVEKRSAIASFMDSLEMRYLPGSATFYFFVSIEQSRLRSEEFCTRLLDEYHVSTVPGLGYGESCDRHIRVSVGTESMERTLHGIRMIKELISKTSEDSGAAQ, from the coding sequence ATGCCGCAGTTTGCAGATCACATTGAGCGGATTGTTCAGGCGATGTCCATTAAATATAATAACATGGTCTATGAAATGAAGGCGAATGGTATCGATATAATAGTGCTCTCTCTGGGAGAGGCTTTTTTTGATATCCCTTTGTTTCATTTTGATGATCTGCCTTATCCGGCTCTTTATCATTACTCTCATTCAAGGGGAGTGCAGGAGCTGAGGAAAAAGCTCGCCCAGTACTATACTCACCAATATAGCGTCAATGTGAATCCAGACGAAGAAATAATCGTGACTGCGGGGTCCAAAATTGCTATTCACATGGCCTTTATGGCTATTCTTAATCCCGGCGATGAGGTAATCATTCATGAGCCGGCATGGGTGAGCTATCCCGAACAAGTAAGGCTCTGCCACGGGATTCCGGTTCTTGTTCCTTATCATGAGACAATTATGGATTTGGGGAAATATGTCACGAGCCGAACAAAGGTTATAGTGCTAAATAATCCTCATAATCCAAGAGGATACGTGGCATGGGAGGCAGAAATTGAGTATCTCCACGAATTAGCTAAGATGCGCGATATTTTCTTGCTGGCAGATGAAGCATATAGTGATTTTCTGCTTAATCCTGATGAATTTATCTCCTGCGGATGGTTTGATTCTCAGAAGAAACACACCATAATCTGCAATTCCATGTCAAAAAATTATGGCATGTCAGGGTGGCGTATCGGGTATATAATTTCGAATCCCGAGCTCATTGCTCATATATTGAAAATTAATCAGCACCTTATCACCTGTCCCTCCACGATTCTTGAGTTTTATCTGGCAAAGCATTTCGATGATATCCTGAGCATAACCAAACCTCAGATCCGTGATGTAGTGGAAAAGCGGAGTGCGATTGCCTCTTTTATGGACTCATTAGAAATGAGGTATTTGCCAGGGTCGGCTACTTTTTATTTCTTTGTTTCGATTGAGCAATCCAGGCTTCGCTCCGAGGAGTTTTGTACCCGTTTGCTTGACGAGTACCATGTGAGCACTGTGCCAGGTCTAGGTTACGGGGAATCCTGCGACAGGCACATAAGGGTCTCCGTTGGAACAGAGAGTATGGAGAGAACTCTTCATGGGATAAGGATGATAAAAGAGTTGATTTCAAAGACATCTGAAGATTCAGGAGCAGCACAATAA
- a CDS encoding acylneuraminate cytidylyltransferase family protein — protein sequence MKYLAFIPARAGSKGIPGKNKKLLGGKPLIQYTIEAAQQSKYINEIFISTDDDEIILLSRSLGIDIPYKRPLELALDTSDIMDAVFHVIEWKQKRGEAICDNLVLLQPTSPLRNSIDIDGAIEEFTRKNSKSLISINEMMEHPYECIKFTARGWQFLEKPKKKVIRRQDYSEKYYYINGAIYMANIEFLRENKAFIVEGVTDVYLMTQEKSIDIDETLDFMMAEFYLHAGP from the coding sequence ATGAAATACTTGGCTTTCATCCCCGCTCGTGCCGGCTCCAAGGGTATCCCTGGCAAGAATAAAAAGCTGCTCGGGGGAAAACCGCTTATACAATATACTATCGAGGCAGCACAACAAAGCAAATATATAAATGAGATATTTATCTCGACCGATGATGATGAGATAATACTGTTGTCCCGCTCTCTTGGAATAGATATCCCATATAAAAGGCCTCTTGAACTGGCATTGGATACTTCTGATATTATGGATGCAGTATTCCATGTGATTGAATGGAAACAAAAACGTGGTGAAGCAATCTGTGATAATTTGGTATTGCTGCAACCTACGTCACCTCTCCGCAATAGCATAGATATTGATGGCGCGATAGAAGAATTCACGAGAAAAAATTCAAAAAGCCTGATAAGTATCAATGAGATGATGGAACACCCCTATGAATGTATAAAGTTCACCGCCAGAGGATGGCAGTTTCTTGAAAAGCCAAAGAAAAAAGTAATCCGGAGGCAGGACTATTCCGAAAAATATTATTATATCAATGGCGCCATATATATGGCAAATATTGAGTTTCTCAGAGAAAACAAGGCTTTCATTGTAGAAGGAGTCACTGATGTGTATTTGATGACTCAGGAGAAATCAATAGATATTGATGAAACCCTCGACTTTATGATGGCAGAGTTCTATCTTCATGCCGGTCCATGA
- a CDS encoding DegT/DnrJ/EryC1/StrS family aminotransferase gives MPGFEVFGKEEQAAINEIFELNGGILFAHGFDAMRKGVYRVREFETAFAKKMKVPYAQAVASGTAALKVALKALGIKRGDEVIIPAFTFVATAETVLDVGAIPVIVDIDETLNIDPACMEAAITKKTKAVIPVHMLGAPTEMDRIMEVAKKHEIRVLEDNAQGCGGSFKGEMLGTIGDMGTFSLDAGKVIHTGEGGMVLTKDRELFIKARAYHDHGHEYSTTVGRAAEKALLTGFNYRMSEFQGAIGLVQLSKLDMILEKQRENKKKLKDALKGLPYRFRRITDAEGELGDCIVFFLYSKEKALEFARKMGEKGLGTKNLPDAICWHFARHWRHMFEEHGFYEKTWEKEWAVSADLLERSIALPVMVKMTDERIAFIVESILAIADQVR, from the coding sequence ATGCCAGGCTTTGAAGTATTCGGAAAAGAAGAACAGGCAGCAATAAACGAAATATTTGAGTTAAACGGCGGTATTCTCTTTGCCCATGGTTTCGATGCAATGCGCAAAGGTGTGTACCGCGTAAGAGAGTTCGAAACAGCCTTTGCCAAAAAGATGAAAGTGCCCTATGCCCAGGCGGTGGCCTCAGGAACGGCGGCACTGAAGGTTGCCCTTAAGGCGTTGGGGATAAAAAGAGGTGATGAAGTGATAATTCCTGCCTTCACCTTTGTCGCCACTGCGGAGACGGTGCTCGACGTGGGGGCGATCCCTGTTATTGTTGATATAGATGAAACGCTCAATATTGATCCTGCCTGCATGGAAGCAGCCATAACCAAAAAGACGAAAGCGGTAATCCCTGTTCATATGCTGGGAGCTCCTACCGAGATGGACAGGATAATGGAAGTGGCGAAAAAGCATGAAATCAGGGTGCTTGAGGACAATGCCCAGGGCTGCGGGGGATCCTTCAAGGGAGAAATGCTTGGGACGATAGGGGATATGGGGACATTCAGCCTTGACGCGGGGAAAGTGATTCACACCGGAGAGGGCGGTATGGTCCTCACCAAAGACAGAGAGCTGTTTATAAAGGCTCGAGCCTATCACGATCATGGCCATGAGTACAGTACCACGGTAGGCCGCGCAGCGGAAAAGGCCCTGTTAACAGGATTCAACTACCGTATGTCAGAGTTCCAGGGAGCAATAGGATTGGTGCAGCTCTCAAAGCTTGACATGATACTGGAGAAACAGAGGGAAAACAAGAAAAAGCTTAAAGATGCTTTGAAAGGGCTCCCCTATAGATTCCGCAGGATAACTGACGCGGAGGGCGAACTTGGCGACTGTATCGTCTTTTTCCTTTACTCAAAGGAAAAGGCATTGGAGTTTGCAAGAAAAATGGGAGAGAAAGGCCTTGGCACTAAAAACCTGCCTGATGCCATTTGCTGGCATTTCGCAAGGCACTGGCGCCATATGTTTGAAGAGCATGGGTTCTATGAGAAGACCTGGGAGAAGGAATGGGCTGTCTCTGCTGATTTGCTTGAGCGCTCTATCGCACTTCCCGTCATGGTGAAGATGACTGACGAGCGTATCGCTTTTATTGTGGAGTCCATCTTAGCAATAGCAGACCAAGTCAGATAA